GCGAATTCACTCCACGGACGAAATTCCCGTCCGAAAGAATGAAGCAGCAGCACCCGCTTGGGCTGGCCCTGATCGGCAGCGCTCGCCGGCCCGAGCCCGGTAAGGGCCAAGACCAATACGCACAGACAGAGCCGTGCGGCCGCAGCCGGCCAGCCTCGTCTGACCACAGCAATGATCGGGATGCGCCCGCTCATCCTCTTCCTCAGCAGCTTCGATCGGCTGCACCTTGAGCCTATGTTACCGCAAAACGGGTAACGGCCAACAGCCTCGCCCAAAGCTCCCGCTTCAGTGCCCGCTCAACACCAGCGTCTTGATCGGCATCAAGAGCGCCTGGATGCGGAGCAGCAGCGCGTGCACGAGGCCGACCCCGTCGACCACGTGCAGCGCGATGGCGCGGCCGGTGCTGGTATGCTCGGCGGAAATCTCCTCGTGATTGCTGGTGTAGGCGTTGACGATGCAGCTACTCCCGGGCGTTACGCCTTCGAGCCCGCCCTTGTAGAGCGGCTCCAGGAAGACGAGGATCGTGCCGGGCTTTGCGGCGTTTTGCGCTTCGAGCAGTTGCTCGCCGGCACGGAACTGTCCTGCAGCAATGTAGTCCTGCACCGTCGTGACCACCATCGGGATAATGACCCATGGCCTGGATATGCAGGTCGCTTCCGCCACCATGCCTTCCTTCATCACCCCCGCCTCGATCTGGCCGAAGCCGGCCTGAAGGACCTTCCTGCCGGCGCCCTCCGGAATGAGCACGCCCGCCGGCCGCATCAGCTGGTTGACGACATCACCTACGCGGATCAGGAACTGCTCGACCCGGCCGTCAACGCCGGCGCGGACGATGGTCTTGTCGAGATCGACCTGGGCCTGGTCGAGAGCAGCCTGGGCGCTCGCCTTCTGGGCCGGCAGAAGCGTCGACACCTGCAAGGCGGCCGATTCCTTCACGGCGGTCGCCGCATCGATGCCGGCCTGCCGTTGATCGACCAACACCTGGAGCTTTTCGATGTCCCGCTGCGGCACGATACCGGGGTTGCGGCGCTGCAATTCGGACTTGGTGTCGAGCTCGTCCTTGGCCTGCTGCCAATTGGCCTTGGCTTCCTGGATCTGGGCTTCGGCCTTGACGACATCCGACTGCGCCGAGATCATTGCCGCATCGACCTCGGCGACCTTCCGCCTGGAGGTCTCATAGGCGGCCTGTTGCTTGGAACTGTCCAGCGTGAACAGCACGTCGCCCTTCTTCACCTCCTGGCTGAAGCCGACCTTGACCTCTGCAACCCGCCCCGAGCCTTCGGGCAGGATCGGCACGGTCCGGAAATAGAGCGTCGCCGAGTCGGTCGCTGGGTGGAAATAGAAGATCATGGTAATCAGCGACACCGTGAGCATCAGGCAACCCGTGATGCCCCATCGCAGCTCATACCAGACAGAGAAAAATGTGATCTCCTTGCCGAAGCGCTTGCCCTGGACATAGCGGCGGTAGAGATAGTCCGGCACGATGGTGAGGAGCGAGCAGAACATAAGCTCAAACATGGCTGTGCTCCTTCTCCTTCGCGACACTGGACTTGTCTGCCGGTGGCGGGCTGACCGCATCGCCGGTTTGTGAGCTTGCTGTGGCCTCGCCGGCTCCTCCCGGCGACGCATCGGCGATCTTCTCGACGGAATCGGCGATGCTGCGCAACGGCGTGCCGAAGTCGGGGATGTCGATCAACGCGAGCAACAGGCCGGCCACCCAAAAGATATGCATATGCGTGAACAGCGAGATCAGGCCGAGCACCGCGACAAATTCGAATTGCAGCTTCTGCGATTTGTGCGCCATCCGCTCGGGCAGGCTGTGCAGCTTCCAATA
This region of Bradyrhizobium sp. CCGUVB1N3 genomic DNA includes:
- a CDS encoding HlyD family secretion protein → MFELMFCSLLTIVPDYLYRRYVQGKRFGKEITFFSVWYELRWGITGCLMLTVSLITMIFYFHPATDSATLYFRTVPILPEGSGRVAEVKVGFSQEVKKGDVLFTLDSSKQQAAYETSRRKVAEVDAAMISAQSDVVKAEAQIQEAKANWQQAKDELDTKSELQRRNPGIVPQRDIEKLQVLVDQRQAGIDAATAVKESAALQVSTLLPAQKASAQAALDQAQVDLDKTIVRAGVDGRVEQFLIRVGDVVNQLMRPAGVLIPEGAGRKVLQAGFGQIEAGVMKEGMVAEATCISRPWVIIPMVVTTVQDYIAAGQFRAGEQLLEAQNAAKPGTILVFLEPLYKGGLEGVTPGSSCIVNAYTSNHEEISAEHTSTGRAIALHVVDGVGLVHALLLRIQALLMPIKTLVLSGH